The sequence TATCAGTACATTTTAAAGGCTACGGGGATAGCcagtatttaataattttagtatattttatttttgaatttttgaaaaattatctgtGAATAATAAACTGTATATGTTAACTATTATGAACCAGGAAATTCACTAGCCAGTAGACCTTAACATTTTTGGATAGGGTCCACATTATAGGAACCTTAACAAAAGTGTTACTCTACAGTGTtacttattgttattttaaatcagGATTTAGCTGCAGTTTCTTTGGAACTTCCAGATATTCTGAATTCACTCCACTTCTGCagtctaaatgaaaatgaaattatttgtatGAAGAATATAAATAAACCATCAGGTATAAGCAGTGATCCTCTAAATCAGGTAACTTTTGTAGATAATTTCTAATGAGATTTTTAGGGCAAATTTTACTATATTTGATAAAGATGATTAAACTTTTAAATGCTTGGatgacatttgttttttttaaatggtatctCAAGGAAATATGATTCATAAGAAATATAACTCATGAAGCATTGACATCCCTAAAGGATATAATAATTTTGGTCATatcttataaattatattttttaactgtGAAGTTCCGTAGATGGTATGCAAGTACATGTtaattttttctgaaaatttattatttctggaTTTCTTGAACTACTTATACCTTTGTATAAGCTACAGTGACTTTTCCCTATTATGGCcaatttcaaatttatataaatgttacgCTATATGTTTTAGAGAATGTACTTCAGTTCATTTTCTGGCTTAAAAAAATTCCATGTAAAGTGGACATCTGATGtattctttataaataaaaatgttaccatTTCTTATAGGTGGTTAGTTTTATAATATTCAGCATTTAGTTCTTTACCAAGTATGATTTTGTTGATAATGCATCAGAGAAAATGCTTTGCATTCTAAGAGATAAGACATATACAATTgaaccagaaaatttaaaatttggattattttagttttaaaaaaactgCTATGTTGTTCTTTATAAGGTCTGCCAATAAAACTAGAACTGCTTGCTTCATTTCCTTAATTATGTTCTTTATTCGTATTTACTTTGCTTTATTTGCTAGGATATAAGAGGTGATAAGCTATTAtatttgatttctagttttttgaataaataatttcatCAGTATTTACTTGAAAAAAGTAGTATGAGGGGGGAAATCTGGTTACTTgtatttttaaagctataaaCATTGTAAGTTGTAATGCTAGGGAAATTTAAGTAAAAGGAGTAGACTTTTAACAATTGTGATAGGAAGGAAGATGGCATCATACTTGAAACTACGGGAAAatgggattaaaaataaaagaaaatagaacttgGTTGCTGCccccaaacaatttataataGTTAGTGAGATAGGTGAATGATTAAGGAAAATCATAGGGCTGTACAGTAATACAGGAAAACATAATTGCTCAAAGGAATGGATAGTAAGTTTCATAACATTTCAGGAGACTAGGTAGAATTTGAATACCTGGATAAAAGAAGATGGGAGAAAAAAGGACTGGAAAGTGAAAAATgtagagaaagaataaagaagtaAACATTACAAAACCAAGGAGCTTTTCAGGATGCAtgaatttcttgtttgtttttttctctgagattGTCTTATATCTTGGCTTTACTTCATGTTGTtttgtatttgaaattaaaattgtttttattatcttcTATCTTTCCCAAGAGTCATCCTTCTGGAATGCTTTGTGTCATGAGAGTGTCACCTACATCACCAAGACTTAGGATTGATTTTATCTTTAGTCTCCTAAGTAAATATGCTACTGGTATAAGGTACACCTTGGACACATTCTTGCATCAGAAGCACCAACTTGAGACCactgatgaagatgatgatgatactAACCAGTCTGTGTCATCCATAGAGGATGACTTTGTCACTGCTTTTGAGCActtagaagaggaagagacttCAAAGCCATACAATGATGGTTTGTTTTTCATTAGACTTTTTCCTAAAATAGGGaattaaaatttttcagttttgaaaattttaaggCAGGCTTGTTCAGTTGAAATTTATGTTGAGATTTGATTCAATTTAaaccttttaactttttttctgattaccTGAGGAAATTCCTTATGATTTTTAAGTTCATTGTAATCTGGTTTTCAGTTTTGCTTATTTCAGGTTTTCATATTTAGTTGGTGCTATTCACGCACTGGTTACATCATTAAGTGTCTGGAACATTCCTAGGTTCCAATTTTGGAAGAGTTAGCTGGCAGAGTCTCCACGGTAATTTTTCTAACATGCGTGACAGCATGCAAAACATCCCATAGACCAGGTATCCCTAGACATAGAGtaaactgaaattattttataaacagtatATTTACTTTCAAATGTTACTTGGGTGAATCTTTCTGTTAAACATAGTTTAGAAGatacacataaatattatatgtttaaAGTCAGTTTATTCCATGGATTTAAGTTAATTTCCAAAAAGTTTTGTTCAAAAATAATTTcaccatttcattcttttcctatAGGAATGAACATTACTGTGCTAAGGAGCCAGTGTGGTGCTGCTTCCCAGACGGTTACTGGTCATCATTTAGAAACCCATGATTTAAAGATTCTCATTAGCTCTGGACAGCAGAAGTCATTGGCTAAACCCTCAACTTCCTCAGTGAATGTCCTGGGACATAAAGAACTACCTTCTGTGAAAACTTCAGTCACAACATCAATTTCAGAGCCTTGGACCCAAAGGAGTTTCTATAGGTCATCTAATGCTTCAGATAAAGATAGTgatttacagaaaacatttttttcgtCTTCTCCTGCCTACTCATCTGAATCAGAATGTTCAAGTCCAAGTCCTGTTATTTTCTTGGATGAAGAGGGATATCAAAAAAGCTTAAAAGCAAAACTTGAGCTGCCTAAAATTCCTGTGATGAAAGATGATATAGAGGATTCAGACTCAGAAGTAAGTGAATTTTTTGATAGTTTTGATCAGTTTGATGAACTAGAACAAACTTTAGAGACTTGCCTGTTTAACAAAGATCCCGTCATAGGGAAGTCATCGCAGAGGAAAGGGCACAAACATGGAAAGTCATGTATGAATCCTCAAAAATTCAAGTTTGATCGTCCAGCTCTCCCAGCTAATGTTAGAAAGCCAACTCCTCGTAAACCAGAATCTCCATATGGTAACCTGTGTGATGCTCCAGATTCTCCTCGCCCAGTGAAGGCATCAAGGGAAGATAGTGGTTTATTTAGTCCTATTCGATCCTCTGCTTTTAGTCCTCTTGGAGGCTGTACTCCAGCTGAATGTTTTTGCCAaacagatactggtggagatagGATTCATGAAAATCATGATTCTGTTTATTACACCTATGAAGACTATGCAAAAAGCATTTCATGTGAAGTACTAGGCTCAGTTCTTCGTACCCACCATACTAATACCCTATCAAATATTAACAGTATTaaacatggagaaaataaaactgtaactTTTAAGCATGGAAACCTTgatcaaaaaaataaatctaaaaataaatccTTAATGATTAAAGATAGCATTCAAAAATTTGCAGCAGATCTTGTGGAAAAAAGTTTTGGCAGTGCATTTAAAGACTTACAGAAAGGAGTCTCTTCATGTACCAATGCTTTGTGCCACTTAGCCATCAAATTGACATCATCTGTTTTGCAGATGGCATTTGATGAGCTGAGAAGGCAGCGTGCATTTTCACTAAAAGAACGTGCCATTAgtggcctggctaactttttggtGAGTGAAGCTTTATCAAATGCCTTAAAAGATTTACGGTATGTAAAGAAGCAGATATTCACAAACACAGTTGCTAGGTTTGCTGCAGATCTTGCTGAAGAGCTTGTTTTTGAAGGCATCATGGAGGTGTGTCAGTTTTCATATCCTCAAACGCCTGCATCTCCACAGTGTGGGTCGTTTGACTTTGAAGACAAAGTAGTGAAGTCGTATGCAAAAGATTTGTCTGAATCTGTAATACAGGAAGCGTTCATTGAGCTATCACAAGTTGATGTGACCTGTACAACAAAGGCAGCAGTTAGTGTCTCTACGGATAATATCAAGTATGTGAGTGCAGAAAGTGTAGTGCCATCGACACAGGCTGTCacattttccccttcttttcacaATCAAGCAATTATGGTGACAAAACCAGTGCAGGAATATAAAAAGGAATACACAGTGCAGCAGGCCTTGTTTTGTACTTCTGGAATTGTTACTTCTATACCGGTGCCCTTGGCAGGAAGTGCCCTTCTCCCATATCATATTTCATCTACTGCATGTCAGGCCAAGGCTCATCTGTCATCTGATGATAGTAATTCAAATGGTGATTCTGCCCAAGTGCATATTGTcacaaaaaacagagaagaaaaagcagCTTGTCTCAGAAATATTTGTTTACCTTCAGAACACAATCCAGGTAATCAGAATGATTTTAAACCAACTAATGACGATATTGAAATGCAGAGTTCCTCAAAATTACCAAATGATCCTGCAATTATTAGCAACTTTTCTGCAGCAGTGGTGCATACGATAGTAAATGAAACTTTAGAGTCAATGACATCATTGGAAGTTACAAAAATGGTTGATGAACGTACAGATTATTTAACTAAATCTTTAAAGGAGAAAACCCCTCCATTTTCCCACTGTGATCAGGCAGTGCTGCAATGCAGTGAAGCTAGTAGCAATAAGGACATGTTTGCTGACCAGTTATCTAAATCTATTATTAAACATTCCATAGATAAGAGCAAATCAGTGATCCTAAATATAGATAAAAATGCAGTATACAAGGAAAGCTTGCCTGTTTCTGGAGAAGAATCACAGTTGACACCAGAAAAGTCTCCCAAATTTCCTGACTCTCAGAATCACTTAACTCACTGCTCACTTTCAGCTGCAAAGGATTGTGTTCCAGAATGTAAAGTTTCTATGGTTCATGGATCCTCCCTAGAGACACTGCCATCTTGTCCAGCTGTGACAGGTCAGAAATCTGACTTGAAGGAATCTGCTAAGGATCAACCACTGAAAAAGCATAACTTGAATAATACATCGCTTGAGGCCTTGTCTTTTGGACAGGAAAACCCCTTTCCTCATTCACATACTTTCTCATCTACAGCACTTACCTGTGTAGATGGTTTGCATGTGGAAGATAAACAGAAAGTCAGAGACAGAAATGTAATACCTGATACTCCTCCATCAACTCCTCTAGTACCATCCCAGGCTAGTTCTGAATGGGATATCAAGAAGTTAACTAAAAAGCTCAAGGGAGAATTAGCCAAAGAGTTTGCACCTGCTACACCACCTTCTACTCCACACAACTCATCTGTTGGTAGTTTGTCTGAGAATGaacaaaatactatagaaaaAGAAGAGTTCATGTTGAAACTCATGCGATCTCTTTCTGAAGAAGTTGAGAGTAGTGAAAGTGGAGAGCTCCCAGAAGTGGATGTGAAGTCGGAGCACTCAGGGAAGAAGGTTCAGTTTGCAGAAGCATTAGCTACACACATCCTTTCTCTTGCAACTGAAATGGCAGCTTCCCatttagataataaaataattcaagaacCCAAGGTTAAAAACCCTTGCTTAAATGTGCAAAGTCAAAGAAGTGTGTCGCCTACTTTTTTAAACCCCTCAGacgaaaatttgaaaacattatgcaatTTTGCAGGTGATCTGGCAGCAGAAGTCATTACAGAAGCTGAGAAAATAGCAAAAGTCCGAAATTGTATGCTTTTCAAGCAAAAGAAGAACAGTTGTTATGTTGATGGTGACCAAGATTATAAAGTAGAAGAGAAGTTGGATATAGAGGCTGTAGTGCACCCAAGAGAAGTGGatccatttattctttcattaccATCAAGTTCTTGTATGTCAGGTCTGATGTATAAGTATCCCAGCTGTGAAAGTGTGACAGATGAATATGCAGGTCACATTATTCAGATACTAAAACAGGAAGGTGGTAATAGTGAGTTGATAATGGATCAGTATGCCAATAGGCTTGCCTACCGATCTGTTAAATCAGGATTACAGGAAGCATCTAAGACAACCAAAGTGCAGTGCAACTCAAGAATGTTCCCTGTGCCAAGTACACAAGTGAAAACAAACAAGGAACTGTTAATGTTTTCAAACAAAGAGCACCACCAAGAAGCAGACAAAAAGAGacaaagtaaaagaaatgaaGGTTACTTTTGTAAAAATCAAACTTGTGAAAGGACCCTGGATCCATATAGAAATGAGGTCTCCGAACTGTATAGTTTTTCAACCTCTCTCGTTCACAGCATAACAAAAGATGCTAAGGAAGAGCTGACAGCCTCTCTAGTTGGCCTACCAAAATCCTTAACAGATTCTTGCTTGTTTGAAAAATCTGGATGTGAAGAAGATAATGAGTGTCACGTTACACCAGAATTGCCTAAGTCTCTTCAGCCTTCCTCACAAAATCACAGGTTTTACCACAGCACTGGCAGTTTAAATGGATATGGTTGTGGAGACAATGTTGTTCAAGCTGTAGAACAGTATGCCAAAAAAGTAGTGGATGACACTCTAGAGCTAACTCTAGGATCTACAGTGTTCCGAGTGTCTGAGACCACAAAATCAGCAGACAGGGTCACTTATGCAGAAAAGTTGTCACCTCTTACAGGTCAAGCTTGCAGATACTGTGACCTTAAAGAACTCCACAATTGCACTGGAAATTCATCTCAGCACTTTTTCAGACAGGGTTCTCTTGCCAGTAGTAAGCCAGCTTCTAATCCAAAATTTAGCAGCCGCTATCAGAAATCTAGGATTTTTCATCTCAGTGTCCCTCAGATTCATGTTAATCTTGATAAGAAGGCAGTGCTTGCTGAGAAGATAGTTGCTGAAGCCATTGAAAAAGCTGAGCGAGAGCTGAGCAGTACCAGCCTGGCAGCCGACAGTGGGATCGGACAGGAGGGTGCCAGCTTTGCTGAAAGCCTTGCCACAGAAATCATGACAGCAGCTGTCACAAATGTTGGGCATGCTGTTAGCAGGTAAGTTTCACGTTTCTTTTGGTGGttaatgataaatgaaaaagataaatgtgATCCTATATGTCTTAGGTCCTGTTCATAAAGGAATGATTATTTTTAACCCTACATAAACAAAAGTTTTCCCTGTTGCATTTATGTATTGTTTCATATCCTACACATGACTTTAATATATTTTGGTCTCCTGATCCCTTTTGAGGGAAGGTGTTATCCATTTACAGAGCTGGAAAATGAGGGTTGGATAAAATAATCACCTTATCCAAGTTCATAGAGCTATGAAGTAGGTAAAGTTGAATTAAATAAATAGCTAGGGAATTTTAtatagtagtccccccttattcTCAATTTTGCTTTCCTCAATCTgaaaatgttaaatggaaaattccagaaataagcgATTCGTAAGTTTTAAGTTGCatgttctgagtagcatgatgaagtCTCACACCATCTCACTCAGGATGTGAATTACCCCTTTATCCAGTTTATCCATACTACATGTGCTGTTCACCTGTTAGTCACTTAGAAGGTATCTCAGTTATCAGGTCCACAAACCTGGTATGTACAGGGCTTGATGCTATCTGCagtttcagacatccactgggTGTCTTAGATCATATCCCccatggataaggggggactattCTATAGTAAATGTAGAATATTACTATATTAATTTACTATTCTGAGATTAAATTTTTGTACACCTTTCTTCATTCACAAGGGTAAGTTTTCTTATAAAGACCATGGTTAAACTACTctgaagaagaaagtgaaaattcTTTACATACTTACACCATTTCTCTTGATTGGTTCACAATCTAAGAGGACAGTTCTTTCTGGTAGTCCTACAGTGTCCTGTTTTTCAGTAGCTATCTCTTGTGctcagtgattctttttttttttttttgagatggagtctcgcactgttgcccaggctggagtgcagtggcacaatctcagctcactgcaacctttgcctcccgggttcaagcgattcctgtgcctcagcctccctagtagctgggattacaggcacccaccaccacgcccagctaatttttgtatttttagtagagacagggtttcaccaagttggccaggctggtctcgaactcctgacctcaggtgatctgcccacctcagcttcccaaagtgctgggatcacaggcgtgagccaccgcaaccagccATGCTCAGTGATTCTTTAATAACAACTTAGTTACAGTTTTTCACTTTAAACCTTCTTTGTCCCTGAGAAGATATCAGGACCAACTTGTGTTATTAGTTGATAGGATGATATTTGTAAGTCCTGCTTGAAAGAGAAAATGCTTTAAGTTGAGGTGGAATTTAATTGAGTCACATGATATTCCAGATTTTTGAGTAGCTTCTGTTAAAGCCATGACATGGTCTGCCTCTTTTCTTATCcatcttaaaatagggagatatAGCTTGGCCAGGATTCTTGAATCCAATTGCTCCATAGCGTCTACTTGAGATGAGAGATGATGTAGGTTTCTGGTGAACTAGGAGAGGTCTCTATTTGCCCTAATCAGGCAGCCTTCTTTCTCCTagaccaggggttggcaaactacagtCTGTGGGCCAATGTGGCCTACTGGTTGTTTTTGTATGGACTGCAGGCTAAGAAcagatttcatgtttttttttaatggttgaaaaaaatcaaatgatattTTGTGATGtggaaattatatgaaattcaaatttcagtatttataaataaagttttattgggacacaACCATGCTCATTCAATTACACATTTCTGTGGCTGCCTTTGTGctataatggcagagttgagtagttgggacAGAGGCTGTATGACCAGCAGTGCCTATGTACTTCCTGTTTggcctgtattagttcattttcacactgctataaagataccacatgagactgagtaatttataaacaaaggaggtttaattgactcacagttctgcatggctgggaaagcctcaggagacttacagtcatggcacaaggcaaaggggaagcaagtgttttcttcacaaggcagcaggagagagagaagggggagctgccagacacttttaaaaccatcagctctcatgagaactccctcactgtcatgagaacagcatggaggaagccgccctcatgatccaatcacctcccaccaggtccctccctgggggttacaatttgagatgagatttgggtagggacatagagccaaaccatatcatgaccTCTTATAGAAAACAATTGCGAACCTCTGTCCTAgatccacattttctttttcactacaTACCAGTTCCTAGTAtgataataaacataataaatggtTAATAAATATTCTCATGAATAGGTAATAAATTAGGCCTTTTTAcaattgaaataattttcctcATACAGGTTGCTTCAggctattttactttttactccTCCTCAGTTCAGTCCTGTCTGCCCTACGGACCCATCCGTCCCCCTTTCCTCCCACCCTCATGGGAAGAAAAGAGACTGTCCTCTAAAGTTTTTAAGACATCACTCTCAGGGGCTAGCAAATGCCTTTGTTATTGATTTTCTCAGTAATTTCCACTTTTCCTTCTTAGAGTTGGGTGAGTAGATAGCCCCTAAAGTTCTTCCTGTAAGCCAGTGCTGTCCAATTTCAGCTTTTTATTAAGGCTGGAGTAAttcttttcctgcttctcttcttAATAATTGTGCTAGGGTTCTGTAAATACTGACTAAGGAAAGCTGACTCTAGTGTGTAGAGTTTAcgtttaacattttttatttctaaagttaAATTTGTCTTTCAAGCTTGAAAGGAGATTCATTCAGATGGATTATTCTTTAAGGTATTATTTCACCTGAAGTCCCTTTTTGTTTGATTCATGAACATGACCATAAATATTTCACAAACTATAATGAACAGAGAGGTGGCATATGAATGCAATTGGGAAATTATGTGAtagtacatttttattcatttttgtttgttgtttgtttgtttgtagagatgagatctcactatgttgctcaggctgatcttgaattcctgagctcaagcaatcctcctgccctagcctcccgaagtgctgagattgcaagcatgagccaccgtgcctggctgatagTGCATTTTTAGCCAACAAAACGATTATATTCTGAGCTATCATTCTGAGCCAAAATAACCTCACAGTCATTATAAACTCTTCTCTGGACCTCATCCTTTGGGTCATTTCAGCCAAAAACCAtgagaatgtggcacatattaGGAAAAGTATTCAAAAAAACAAAGTAGTAATCTATCAATGGTTCAGAACTATAATGTGCCTATGCTTGGAATGCTCAGTATCATTCTGTATCTTACAAAATTAGAATAGCTGAAAAAATGGGGGGCAATTCAGGGGCTATTCTCAGGATAGCACTAGGGATACGGAAGTAagtaaaacaggcaaaaatctGCATTCTCTTGGAGCTTATGTTATAGTGGAATAAGACAATaggtaagtaaaatatatagtatgtcaCATAGTGATAAGtgtttgggggaaaaataaagcaaggtagGGAGTTAGGGAGTTAGAGAGTGCTGGTGGTGACAGTGGCGGTGGCCATTAGGGCTGGTTTACAGTTTTGGATAGGTAGCAGGGGAAACAATACTGGCAAAGTGATACTTGAGCCAAAAACCAAAGGTGAAATGAGAATAAGTCATGTGGGAGTCACCGAGAACAGATTTCCAGGCCTAGGGGTGGGACTGTGCATGTTTGGGAAACAACAGAGAGGCTTGTGTTGCTGAAGTGGGAGGAGTGGGCCAGGGAGAACAGTAGGAGTTCAGATGGATGTTATAAGAGGGGACAGGCAGTATGTTTTAAGGATTTGGGCTCTTCGGCTTGGTGGGAAGCCATTGGAAGGTTTTGATCAGAAGactgacattttttctttttatgaaaacaTCACTTTGAACTACTTTGTTGAACATAAAATGTAGTGGGACAATTAAAATAGTTGAGCAGTGAATGGACTTTCTTGTGATGATGGAATAAAAGTATAAATGCCTCTtattgagaaaaatgaaagggGTTATGATCTATGTTCAAAATCTTGAAGAGATTTGGTTAGTTTGAATACAGGCTTGATCGACAATACTAGAATTTCTTGAACGACTTTTTTGTTCTTAAAGCCAGAAAGAGACTCCtttaacataaataaaagtaCTGTTTTACAAAGCAGATGATAACTTAGGAACTTGTACTGCCCCATGGTATCTCAGTTGAAAAATGAACTGCTTTAAGTAGAATTTAGAGAAATAATGCCCTAGGGATAGATCCATTGTAGATTAACAAAGTAAGTTATGGCTGTTGGTGGGTACCTCAGTTAACTTTGAAATTAATACGCTATCCTACAGTCTGTTTGTTGGCAGACTCAAATAAAGGATTACATGAGCCACTGGTCTGATTCCGAAtaccatttcttgtttttatcatctTTGTCATCAAATTGATAGTCTTGTAAGTTCGGAATCTGGGATGctttcaatttgattttttttctttttttcttctttttagttcaaaagaaatagaagactttCAGTCAACCGAGTCTGTCGGTAGCCAGCAGATGAACCTCAGTATTGGTGATGACAGCACTGGTAGCTGGTCCAATTTAAGTTTTGAAGATGAACACCAAGATGAAAGCAGCAGTTTTCATCATCTAAGTGAAAGGTAACTACACTTTTGCGTATAATTGTGTAGTTTAGGTCCTCAGATCTTAGAAGTGAGCTATaaatttacattattatttaaaaattctaaatttgaaaatatgctattactttcaaaatgtattttattattcacaatgtatttctaattgtttttaacACTTATTTAATACAGTAagtagcccagctaattttattggGGTGTGCCAATAGTTGATTTGAAAAATACtgcatacatttaattttatgccTTTTAAGCTTCTCCCAAACTTTTTATGAACTTctgaggaaaatttttttttttcactttaaaaagggtccttttttttctttaaagaacagGAAAAAGGACAGGTATCTGTAAAAGGCATCAAAGTAGCCCTGTACTTTTCCTGACATTAGTTAAAATAGTATCTTTTTGGTGGGGCGAGGGTCCCTGCTTGTCCTGCTGTTAGGAACAAAATGACCTGGAAGACTTATGCTTGAATGATTGAAAATACGTAAGTCAAAGCCattataaaaatgtgattttgtATAGCACAAGGCACTTACCTCATATATAACTTTTCTTAGTTAACTTTGTTCATAACAGtggtgtttgaaatattttattaattttgagacagttGTTTCTTATAGTCTTAACCTCTACCTAAAGGCATTTCTGACTAACCTATAAAATTCTATAAACTCTTTATCCACATTAACTGATAACTGGAAATAATAGATACCATTTGTAGCAGAGTCTTGAGGGAGGAAAGGGTTCTTAGCATATTGCTGGTTTCAGGCATGTGTGGAAAGGACCTGTGAACCATCAGTTGAACTTAGCCCCTGGAAATGGCAAACTAGGTGTGGGAGGGAAGGCAACTCTTGGAAAAGGGAATGAGGTAGCATAAGGAAAGGAAATGGCTTTTCACCTGATAGAACACTTCATCTCGGAGAGTTTTGTTTGATGCTTGGATTAACctggaaatattaatatttttgtaaagtaTATTTTGTCATAGTTTATTATGGTGCTATATAAACCACCAATATTTCTTAAAATCTAGGTTCAAAAAGACAGTGTTTAAAACTGGTAGAAGCAAGTGGGGGCAATGTCACAAATCATGATTTGGCCCTTTTCTATAACTTTATCTAGAAAAGGATA comes from Pan troglodytes isolate AG18354 chromosome 14, NHGRI_mPanTro3-v2.0_pri, whole genome shotgun sequence and encodes:
- the AKAP11 gene encoding A-kinase anchor protein 11 isoform X3; translation: MATFRNNHMKTKASVRKSFSEDVFQSVKSLLQSQKELCSVTAEDCLQQDEHANLTEVTFLGFNEETDAAHIQSHPSGMLCVMRVSPTSPRLRIDFIFSLLSKYATGIRYTLDTFLHQKHQLETTDEDDDDTNQSVSSIEDDFVTAFEHLEEEETSKPYNDGMNITVLRSQCGAASQTVTGHHLETHDLKILISSGQQKSLAKPSTSSVNVLGHKELPSVKTSVTTSISEPWTQRSFYRSSNASDKDSDLQKTFFSSSPAYSSESECSSPSPVIFLDEEGYQKSLKAKLELPKIPVMKDDIEDSDSEVSEFFDSFDQFDELEQTLETCLFNKDPVIGKSSQRKGHKHGKSCMNPQKFKFDRPALPANVRKPTPRKPESPYGNLCDAPDSPRPVKASREDSGLFSPIRSSAFSPLGGCTPAECFCQTDTGGDRIHENHDSVYYTYEDYAKSISCEVLGSVLRTHHTNTLSNINSIKHGENKTVTFKHGNLDQKNKSKNKSLMIKDSIQKFAADLVEKSFGSAFKDLQKGVSSCTNALCHLAIKLTSSVLQMAFDELRRQRAFSLKERAISGLANFLVSEALSNALKDLRYVKKQIFTNTVARFAADLAEELVFEGIMEVCQFSYPQTPASPQCGSFDFEDKVVKSYAKDLSESVIQEAFIELSQVDVTCTTKAAVSVSTDNIKYVSAESVVPSTQAVTFSPSFHNQAIMVTKPVQEYKKEYTVQQALFCTSGIVTSIPVPLAGSALLPYHISSTACQAKAHLSSDDSNSNGDSAQVHIVTKNREEKAACLRNICLPSEHNPGNQNDFKPTNDDIEMQSSSKLPNDPAIISNFSAAVVHTIVNETLESMTSLEVTKMVDERTDYLTKSLKEKTPPFSHCDQAVLQCSEASSNKDMFADQLSKSIIKHSIDKSKSVILNIDKNAVYKESLPVSGEESQLTPEKSPKFPDSQNHLTHCSLSAAKDCVPECKVSMVHGSSLETLPSCPAVTGQKSDLKESAKDQPLKKHNLNNTSLEALSFGQENPFPHSHTFSSTALTCVDGLHVEDKQKVRDRNVIPDTPPSTPLVPSQASSEWDIKKLTKKLKGELAKEFAPATPPSTPHNSSVGSLSENEQNTIEKEEFMLKLMRSLSEEVESSESGELPEVDVKSEHSGKKVQFAEALATHILSLATEMAASHLDNKIIQEPKVKNPCLNVQSQRSVSPTFLNPSDENLKTLCNFAGDLAAEVITEAEKIAKVRNCMLFKQKKNSCYVDGDQDYKVEEKLDIEAVVHPREVDPFILSLPSSSCMSGLMYKYPSCESVTDEYAGHIIQILKQEGGNSELIMDQYANRLAYRSVKSGLQEASKTTKVQCNSRMFPVPSTQVKTNKELLMFSNKEHHQEADKKRQSKRNEGYFCKNQTCERTLDPYRNEVSELYSFSTSLVHSITKDAKEELTASLVGLPKSLTDSCLFEKSGCEEDNECHVTPELPKSLQPSSQNHRFYHSTGSLNGYGCGDNVVQAVEQYAKKVVDDTLELTLGSTVFRVSETTKSADRVTYAEKLSPLTGQACRYCDLKELHNCTGNSSQHFFRQGSLASSKPASNPKFSSRYQKSRIFHLSVPQIHVNLDKKAVLAEKIVAEAIEKAERELSSTSLAADSGIGQEGASFAESLATEIMTAAVTNVGHAVSSSKEIEDFQSTESVGSQQMNLSIGDDSTGSWSNLSFEDEHQDESSSFHHLSESNGNSSSWSSLGLEGDLYEDNLSFPTSDSDGPDDKDEEHEDEVEGLGQDGKTLLITNIDMEPCTVDPQLRIILQWLIASEAEVAELYFHDSANKEFMLLSKQLQEKGWKVGDLLQAVLQYYEVMEKASSEERCKSLFDWLLENA